A window of the Magnetococcales bacterium genome harbors these coding sequences:
- a CDS encoding glutamate racemase, with protein sequence MERRYDSRPIGVFDSGVGGLTVFKAVARRFPDENLVYLGDTARVPYGSKSPRTVERYTLQVGAFLQRRGVKGIVVACNTASALGLDALRARVPLPILGVIQPGCRMAVATTRLGRVGVIGTRSTMASGAYPQTLSLLDPGIYTVCAPCPLFVPLVEEGWIVHPATRLIVAESLASLHTENIDTLILGCTHYPLLRQIIQEVMGPNVHLIDSAAAVARELEKNLSSDMLPAPPGQTRILDFWVTDVADRFQDVARLFLEELPVASVNTVDL encoded by the coding sequence ATGGAGAGACGATACGATTCACGACCCATTGGAGTGTTCGATTCGGGCGTTGGGGGGCTCACCGTTTTCAAGGCGGTAGCCCGCCGTTTTCCCGACGAAAATCTGGTCTATCTGGGTGACACGGCGCGTGTTCCCTATGGTTCCAAATCCCCGCGCACGGTTGAGCGTTACACCCTTCAGGTGGGGGCCTTTCTGCAACGCCGGGGTGTCAAAGGGATTGTGGTGGCCTGCAACACGGCCTCCGCATTGGGCCTTGATGCCTTGCGGGCGCGTGTTCCCCTGCCCATTCTGGGGGTGATCCAACCGGGGTGCCGCATGGCTGTTGCGACTACCCGCCTGGGTCGGGTGGGGGTCATTGGCACCCGATCCACCATGGCCAGTGGGGCCTATCCACAAACTCTCTCTCTCCTCGATCCGGGTATCTATACCGTCTGCGCCCCCTGTCCTTTGTTCGTCCCCCTGGTCGAGGAGGGGTGGATCGTTCACCCGGCCACCCGTCTGATCGTCGCCGAGAGTCTGGCGTCACTCCATACGGAAAACATCGACACCTTGATCCTGGGGTGTACCCACTACCCGCTTCTGAGACAGATCATTCAGGAGGTGATGGGGCCAAACGTCCACCTGATCGACTCGGCGGCGGCAGTGGCCCGCGAGTTGGAAAAAAATCTCTCCTCCGACATGCTGCCTGCACCCCCTGGGCAAACACGCATCCTCGATTTTTGGGTCACTGACGTGGCGGATCGCTTCCAGGATGTGGCCCGTCTTTTCCTGGAAGAGCTTCCCGTCGCCAGTGTCAACACGGTGGATCTGTAA